The genomic window TTTAGAATTTTGGGATTTATTAATAGCAGGATTTGTTTTATCTTTAATCGCTTTTTGTAAATACCCTAATACAGGCTCCTTAATGCCAAGCAACTTTTTGAAAGTGCTGTGTTTTTCACACTTTGGGCAGAATGCATCAATTGAATCTTTAAAACTTTCAATTTCCTTAATTAGTTCCGAATTAGAATCAGCTTCAAAAGAAGCATAAAGTGGAATTTCTAAAAAAAACTCTATGGGAGAAGGAAATTTATTGTTTAAAATTGCCACCTTCGATATCTCCTTAGTAATAAAACTTAAAGAAAAACAGTAGGCTCCTAAGCTATAGCAATCCTATTTGAGTTTTGAATGGATAGCCGTTTATATACCCAACTTTTTGGAGAAGTCAGGTATCTCGCTTTCATGAATCATTTAGGACTGCTCTAGTATGGTTAGGTGAAAGCTTATGTGTTACATAATAACTACCATATCACCTGATTAGCCTACAGTCACACCTTCAATTTTTGCATCTGATTCCTCATAGAGCATCCGTAGTTTTTCTAATTTCTCCTCATCTGGTTGCCAAAAACCGCGACCATTTGCTTCTATCATTCTGGCGACAATATTGCGGAAAGCTTCGGGATTTGCCTCTCGCAATTTTTTTGCCATTTCTGCATCTAAAGCATAGGTATCTGCTGCTTGGTCGTAAACCCAATCATCGGTGAAATCAACTGTACCGCCCCAACCAATTAACGCTGTCATGCGTTGGGAGATTTCATAAGCACCACCGGAACCTTGATTCGCCATTGCCTCTGCCCATTTGGGGTTTAGCAATTTAGTCCGATACTCAATACGAAGTAAATCATCTAAGTTGCGGGGAGTGGTGTCTTTGGAGAAACTTTCGACAAAGCTGGCGCTAACTTTTTTGCCACGTTGTTTTTCCGCTGCCTTTTTCAAGCCACCCGTGTTAGCGTAATATTCTTGAATATCGGTGAGACCGTATTCAACCGAGTCGATTTCTTGGACAATGCGATCGCTTGTTTGCAACAACTGCGTCAGCACTTCCGGTCTAGCTTGTCCTTTGTCTTGTCTACCGTAGCTGAAGACATTGCGATCGCGCCAAGTATCGCCCAATTCATCGCCAGATTCCCAGTTACCATCAGTGACGCGATCGTTCACTAGAGAACCAAAATCACCAGCAGGATTAGAAAATAATCGCGCTGAAGCATTGTCTACACCTTGAGATTTCAAAGCTAAGGTGTGTTTGCGGATAAAGTTTTGGTCTTCCGGTTCCTCAGCATTTGCGGCGCGTTGAAACAAATCATCCAACAATTCAATAATGTTGATAAAGGTATCGCGGAAAATTCCCGAAAGATTCCCCAACACATCAATACGCGGATGACCAACTTCTGCTAAAGGTTTCAATTCATAACGGACAATTCTTCCCGTACCTTCCTTAACAGGTTCAGCACCCACTAATTCCAGCAAAATTCCCAAAGATTCGCCCTTCGTTTTAATCGCATCCAATCCCCATAACATCACCGCCACAGTTTCCGGATAAGAACCCTGTTCCTTAAGATGTTGGGCGATAATCTTTCTAGCAACTTCTCGACCCCTTTCATAAGCTGCTGGTGAAGGCATTCGATAAGGATCTAAAGCATGAATATTGCGACCAGTCGGCAATACACCAGCACCATCTCGTAACAAATCACCACCCGGTGCAGGCAGAATATATTCGCCATTCAGTCCTCGCAACAAATTAGTGAGTTCGTCACTATTTTGTTGTAACAAATCCCGAATTTTTATCGCTTCATCTAACTCTGGAAGATTAGAATTAATGCGGAATTTAACGTTCGGATCGCTTTTGGTTAGGGAGTCCCAGTGCGCTGACAATGCTGCCTGTTTGTCTCCACCTTTAGCAACTGCCTCAATAATGTCTTTTGGTAATTCAAAGTAAGCATCTAAATAGCTAATTAGTCCTTCTGGAGTTGGAGGTTCTCCCAGCGTATGCAAGCCAGAGGAGAAAAGACGATTTTCTAGAACTTGCAGATATTCGTACAACTTTACTAAGTAAGAATTAAAAATATCTGCACTAAACATTCGGGCATTCTCAGGAGTGAAGAAAATTCCTAACCGTTTGGCATCCTCAAAGGGACAATCTGCATCGACTCCAGTATCGACAATCTTTTTGCAAATTGCTTCCTTAAGGGCATAATTCTTCTCTGGATCTTCCCGATACTCCGAGATTAAATCGCGCAGCGACACCAATTCTTTGTACAATCCAGCACGACCATAAGGCGGCACATTATGGGAAATCAACACTCCGTAGCCGCGACGCTTTGCCAACATTGATTCAGAAGGGTTGTTTGCCGCATAGATATATAAATTGGGTATATTTCCTAGCAGAATATCTGACCAAGAATAGCCCGTATTACCGAGCGGAGATCCAGGCAACCATTCAACTGTTCCGTGCATTCCGAAGTGAACCACTGCATCAGATTGAAAGTCATTTTGCAACCACTTATAGAAGGCAGCATACTGAGGATGAGGTGTCAAATCGCGCTCAAACATTAGCCGCATCGGGTCGCCGGAAATGCCCAATGGTGGCTGTACGCCTATCCAAATATTTCCTAGTTGTATCCCACCAATTTGAAATTCATCTCCATAAGTTTTAATGCCAGTTCCAGTAAGGGATTTCCACTGTTTTTCGATGCGAGTCGTTAGCAAATATCCCAGCCATTTTTCTAAAGTTCGGGCGTTGACGGTATTTACTCCCCCAAACCCCTCTGCCAACTGGGAGTGGGAGGCTTCTCTTGCCCCCTCCCCGTGAACGGGGAGGGTTGGGGTGGGGTTCTCATCCGCCTCTTTCACTATGCGAATTAATTCTTCCCCATCTTCTGGTAATTCGCCTACGTTGTAGCCTTGGTCTTTGAGACCTTGGAGAAATTTAATTAGACTTCGCGGTACATTCAATAAAGCCGCTGTACCCGTCGCACCATATCCAGGCGGAAAACCATATAAAATTACGGCAATTTTACGTTCATCTGTTGGCTTTTGCCGCAGGGAAATCCATTTTTTCAACCTTCCTGTTAAACGCTGAACTCGTTCTGGAATTAAGTAAATATCTTCTCCGACCAACCCACCGAGAGGAACTGGATCGATTGCCCCATCCAGTTCTGGCAAAGCATATAAAACGACACTTTGCAATCCGCCAACACCCTGCCGCGTCCAAGAATGAATATCTTGAATTAGTAGCGGTGCAGCGACGATATAGGGTACATTCTTGGCGGTGAGAATGCGCTTGGCTACTTCTACTTGTCGTCCTGCCTCCATCGACCCCGCAGGGCCACCGACGAGGGGAAAGCCAATCGTAGAGACAATTGCATCTACTGGAATCGCATCTTCAGACAGGGATGGAGTCTCAAGATGACCGAGTTGTCGCTGTTGCATTTCGTAGTCTGTGGTCATCCAATCCCGCACCGCCACATGACCTTCAACGCCGTTGATAAAAATTGGCAAGGGTATTAACCCAGCTTTCTCAAAGTGGCGAATGAGTTGGGGAATGTAAGGCTGTTTGGTGATAACGTGCTTGCGATAAAGCAGAATTCCAACAGTTGAGTGGGGACACGGTACTGCCGTATCCCTACTTTGATACCATTCCAAATATGCCTTTGGTGATTCAAAAAAGCCTTGATAATCGGGATGCAGTAATCCCATATTTGGAGTTTCAACGGGCGGCGGAATTTCTCCCGCCTTCAACTGCAAATATTTTTCTGCCAGCGTCCAGAACATGGACGCGACATTTTCGGTTCCACCAGCGTTCCAATAACCGTAAATAATCAGCCAGTTGCGTAAGTCTTGCACTTTCTGCACTGGCACAAATTTTAATAACTTTGGCCCAACTTTTAAAAAGCTAATATAACCCGCAAGTTTGTCTTCTTCTCGCCCGTTGCTGAATTTGTCGAGGATGAATTTAACAGGTTTGGGCATTCCCTTGGGTTTGTCGCCAATTTTGAACGCGCCTATCTGAGTGAGGCTCATCAATTCCAAGGCTGACTCGAAGACGAGGCGAATGGGGATATTTTGCACCCTTTGGCGCAACCACATCACTTGGTCGTAATCAAATAGCAGACTACCGAAAAAGACATCTGCCCCTTGGAGTGCGGCTTCTACGGCGTCTGGTTCCGTTGTGAGGGCGCGATCGCTAAACACCCGAATATCCAACTCCGGACAGCTAGCCTGAGCCAAATGAGCTGCCTTCCGGTACAAGTCAGCGTTGAATGATTCAAACCCAGCAATTAGAACAATGCGTTTCATGCCCAGAGATCCTAAAGGTTCCTACTTTCGATCTTAAGCAGGAACCTTAGGATGGGACGCCGAAGCCCACCCCGACCCTCAGATTGCTTTTAGTAACTCGCCCTGAGCATCCCGCTGAAGATATTAAAGTTCTTATCAATCAAACCGATTAAACTCTGAGCATTAGAGAGCGATCGCGGTGGGTTAGAAACCAGCGTATCTAAGGCAATCAAGCGATTAAAATCAATTTTGATGTCACCAGTCCGCTCGGTTTTCCCGTCGCTTTCATAAAACTTGACCCCCACCTTCTTTTGCATAATCTCGATCAACTCCTGCGCCATGATGCCATAGCCAATCGTTGTGGGATGAATGCCATCGAGAGAGAATAAGCCGCCTTGGGTGCGACCCGTTGCATCAGATTTAAAAAAGCGGGAGTCCGGTACGGGTGAAAGTGCCTGAAGCTCAGGCGGCAACTCGTACTGACCACCCACTTCATCCCACCAACTCGGTCTGGCTTCCGGGTCTTGAATATAGCGCCTGGATGCCAAACGATCCAACAAGCCAGCCATTTCAAACAGATACCAATCTCTGCCTTCTTGTCGAGCCTGACGCACCGCCTCGGTTATAAAGTCGTTGTACTGGTCAATGGCACTATCGATTGCTCGTGCCTCTTCCTCTAGCAAGTAGGGGTGCTTATCGGGATCGAAGTCTTCTTCGGTAAGCCAAGGCAAGGAGTAGTAAGGGAAGTATCGAGATCCCGGCTCAGCTTTATTTCCCTGCTCATTTTTATTGATACCACGGGCAAAAGGAACGATCGTGACGTGAGGAACCGTTGCCAAGATTACATGGCGAGCGCGGATTTGCTTCACTTCCTTAACTAGCTTGTCCAGTTCCGCCTTAAAGTGAATCGGACGCCAGACGGTATAGCGATCGTTGACCGCCATATCGTCATAGCCATCAGCGCTCCAAGCCGCCTTGAATGTCAGAATACTACCCAGCGCATTATTGCCACCGATAACCACAATCAGCGTTTCAATGCCGTCTCCATCGCCAGTTTCTTGCATCCCCTCAGCACCTAGTGCTGCTGCCGCTTGTAGTGGTGTCAGCGCGTTGCCTCGTGCATCTCGTGCCGAATTCAAAACTCGGATAGCAGCGCGTTCGTTATGGTACTCGACAACCTGCCGGAGATAATCGTCTTTAGGCGGATTTTTCCGAATGATGTCTAGGCAAATGTCCGCAGTGCGCGACAGGGTATTCCGCAAATCCCACCCATAGACTGCCAGGTTGTGATTAATCCCTCGTTGAATTGGGAAGCGGGAACCTGCGTCACGTTCCCAATAATCCTCTATATCGTCCATGTAGCGGCGTATAAACAACAGCGCTGGGGCGAAATCCAACCAGTTGATGTCACCAAACTCCCGATCGAGTTGTCGAGCCAGATGTTCTAGGTTGATCGGAAACCCATCTCCTGGCCCCTCATAGGTGGGATAACGCATCTGGTTAGACCAGCCCATTTCCTTGGCAATCATCATCGGATAGGAGAGGCTAGTATTAAAAATTGCCCCACTTTGAAAGCCGTGAGAGAGAGAGTCCCCAATCGTGACCAGCCGATGCTGGGGAGTGCCTTGTCTATTCACTTCAACGGAAATGCCCAAGCTGGGATCTGTAATGGGTTTCCGCGCCTGTGCCTGAATAATTACATCGTCTGGCGTGCGATCGCGCATTCGATTTCCAGAGTTGGTCATAAAGTCTCCTGATTAAAAAAAGCGAACATTAGTTACCAGATGCTCCACAACCGATGAGATCAAATCCGGAATTTATGTTAAATCAGCAGCGGTTTCAAATTAGCCGGTAGAATCTTATAAAAAATAAGATTTAATTAAATATTGTAGCAATCTGTAATAACATTTAAAATTTTTATCTGAAAACTGGGCAGGAGATTATATAGAGGTTTTACTAGGAAAGTTACCTCGAATTTCAAAAATTTTAGTTTAATTAAAAGCCAGATACTTAATTCACCATTAATTATCATAAGCCAGAGAATTGATATTAGATAGAATGTATTCCCCAATACTGGAATCGACGGAGATAAAATAGGAAAATCTACAGAGGAGGGAAGTTATAACTGAAGTTATACTATCGAAATTTATTAAGCATTCAGTTATAAAATGCAAGCGTATCGCGCAAGCAGTGTAACTCTCAGTTGCTGCGGTTTTGGGTAGTGGTAAAATAACACAAAAGCTAGACTTGACCAATGGCTTTTTCTTGGCTAACTTACGAAAAAAGTTAGCAATATTCAATTCAGGTGAAATCTATGGCTTTTAATATTAGTGCGCTGAAATTACCCACACTCAAAATCGGCTCTGATGGAGCAGCAGTCAGCGCTTGGCAAAGCTTTTTAAAAGAAGCTGGTTATCCGATAGGAACCGTTGATGGAGACTTTGGCAAGATTAGCGATACAGCTACCCGCAGTTATCAGCAAAGAAATAACTTGCCCGTCAATGGAGTGGTGGATAATACCACCTACACCAAAGCTTTAAGTGACGGTTTTATTTATAAAGTTCCGAATCTTACGGCGGCAATGTTGCTTGCTTATCTGCGCTTTGGTGAGGCAGAGGCTAAAGATTTACAAAAGTCTTTGAATACAATATTGGTTCCGGATTTGGTAGTAGATGGAGACTTTGGAGCGAGAAGTAGCCAAGGGTTAGCCCAAGCTTATCTGCAAAGAGATGTACGCTTGCGTAGTGAATTAGAGGATTTACTTTCTGCAACGACTAAGCAGAAATTAGGCGCAGATTTTATTCCTGCAATGGATATCCTCAACGCCTATGCCAAAAGAATTAGATTTCGCCTGAGTGGCCCGCATTGGTATGACAACTTTCCGACTAGCCGCTCGATTTCTGATTTAGCTTCACCTTTTCGAGAAAAAGTAACAGCTTTTCAAAAAGCTTTAATTGATGCGGGTGCCCAAACTATTATTGCTGCTACCTATCGACCTCCGCAACGAGCCTACATGATGCACTATTCGGCTAGAATTAGCCGAGGAGAAATTAGAGCAGAAAATGTGCCAAGGATGGCGGGAGTTGACATTCAATGGGTACATTATACGAACGCTGTATCCGTGCAAGCCGCACAACGGATGGTGAATGAATTCGGGATTGGTGGGAATCCGGTTGCTCTCAAATCTCGACATACTGAAAGGCTAGCCATCGATTGGAACATTACCTGGGCAGGAGTTCTGAAAATTAAAAAGAGGGATGGCACGCTGGTTAATATTGGCGCTCCCACGAATGGTGCCAATAATACGGTTCTCTATAGTGTGGGTGCATCTTATGGTGTCTTTAAGCTAGCAAATGACCCGCCCCACTGGTCAGTTGATGGTCGCTAAGGCTTGCACTCATTTTTGAGTTTAGATTGTAGAGACGCAATTAATTGCGTCTCTCTTCATCGGTAGTTACAGAAATTGAAATCGGGCAATTAAATCGGGCAATGGTAAAGCAAAATAGTATGAAAACAAAAGGTAAACTTTGCTGATTGCCGAACCTCTACCAACTGACACCGATGCAACTTCAAAGATTTGACCTCAGCGCGGTCATCATCCGCACAACCGCGATCGCTTTGTTGGCATTAATCGCTGGCTGTTCATCCGATCCCTATGCAGAATCAGCACTTGAGCCAAATATATCCTCGAATCGCACCGCAACTACAGCAGAAGTGGGTTTAGCACGTCACTTGAAACGCATCAAAGCCAAATTTTACGGTGCATATTGGTGCCCTTTCTGCACAAAACAGAAAGAACTGTTTCCAAAAGAGGCACTTGGCTATATCAACTACATTGAGTGCGATGCTGGCGGTCAAAATCCCCGTCCAGACCTTTGCACGAAGGCAAAAATCAAAAGCTTTCCCACCTGGGAGATTCAGGGGCGGCGTTACTCAGGTCTGCTTTCTTTAGAAGAACTCGCCGAGTTATCCGGGTATAAAGGCGATCGCAACTTTCAAAACCGAATTTGATAAGGCTTACCCAACGCTGCGCTCAAATGAACCATGCCATGCCCCTACGAGGGTTCTCTCATTGTTGCGGCACAACGGTAGGAGAGGGAATTGGTTCTGCTTGTCCGGCTTGTACTAGAGCTTGATAAATGGCAGCAGCCACCTCAGCGCGAGTCGCAGCCTGATTCGGTTTGAGCAAGTTTGGATACGGGTAGTTGATTACAAGACCGGCGGCTGTAGACGCTGCTACACCTTGTATTGCGTACTTAGGAATCTCACTGGCGTCTTGATAAGTCTGTAAAGCTTGAGCCGGATTGGACGGCGGTTTAAGCCCTAAGCCGCTGGCAAGCGCAACCAAAACTTGCGCTCTCGGAATCTCTTGGTTGGGTAGAAACCGATTTCTCGGATATCCTTTTAAAAAACCCGTTGCCACAGCTTGCTTGATCCCTGCTTCAGCCCAGTACCCAGCGGGAACATCTTGAAAATTCACAGCATTCTGAGCGGGTTTTTGACCAAAAGCTTTCCGCAACGGAGCCGTAAATTCTGCTCTCGTGATCGGTTGATCGGGGCGAAAAGTCCCATCGGTGAAACCCGCAAGGATGTTGCGCTCAACCAGCGCTTGAATGTAAGGACGCGCCCAGTAATTATCGGGAATATCGGAAAAGTTGATCGGTTTAGCTGGGGCAGAAGCCGTGGGGGCTGGTACGGGAACAACCGCCACTGGGGCGGAAGGTGCAGGCGCGGGTACTGTAGCGGGGGCGGCTGACGGCGCTGGGGAAGGTGCGGGTACGACGGGTACGGGAATAATCGGGATGCTTCTCGATACTGTGTCTGGATCGTTCGGGATGACTAGCGTTCGGTTTGGGTCGTTCGGTGAAGCAGAAGGTGTCGGAAGCGTTTGCTGGGGGCGCGATTCTCCGGGTATCACTGCTGGTAGCGGCGCTGCTGGCGTTGGACTTGCCGTGGCGTCAGGAGTCGGCAATCCGCCCAAATTCACTCCTGGCTCCCTTCTACCTATCGACCAGAAGAAAATCGTGCCAATCACGCTGAAGGCAACAACAATGCCAATCAACTCATCAAAGCCAAGCCGAGAGGAACGTGGATCGGGCGGAGGTGAATTTGTCATTTACCTGAGTTCATGCAGCAAGTAGCTTATACCCTAAAATGCCAAGCTAAGTCATCCTTCTTAAAGCAAGAATTAAAAATTTTTGGAGGACAGAACATGAAACTTGTTTTGATAGAAAGTCCTGGGAAACGGCAGAAATGGCAGAAAAGCCTTGGTTCTGGCTATCGCGTGATGGCAAGCATGGGTCATGTCGTTGAATTGGCTAAAGATGGGGAAGATGCACTGGGATTTGACCTATCAGGCGATCGCGTTACTTGTCGGTTTGTCCCCCGTGGCGACCGAGGCAAAAAGGTTCTCACCGAACTGAAACAAGCTGTCAAATCAGCAACCGAAGTCATATTTGCAACTGACCCAGACCGGGAAGGTGAGGTGATTTCTTGGCATCTCGCACGAGAACTCAAGGTGAAAAATCCCCGGCGAGTAGTGACGAGCGAGATTACAGAAACTGCGATTAAAAAAGCAGTGAGCAAACCCCGTCCCCTCGACCAGAATCTCGTAGATGCAGCGCTTTTGAGGACGTGTCTCGACAAGCTGGTTGGTTTCAGAGGCTCCCCTCTCGTTTGGTCGCTCAAAAACGGAGCCAAGTCAGTCGGTCGGGTTCAAAGCGCGACCTTGCACCTATTATGCGATCGCGAGAGAGCGATTACAGCCTTTGTCCCTGAAGATTACTGGTCTGTTTACGTTGACTACGCCGAGGGTTTTCGAGCCTTTTATGCAGGACAAGTGAATCGTTCCGAGGAGTCTGAAGTAGAGGAAACCGATGATTCTGAGTCTCCTGATAGCAAAAAAGCTGCTGAAGGAACCAGAGTGACAACACAAACTCAGGCGGATCAACTGGTGGCGACGGCAAAGAGTCATCCTCATCAGGTAGTCAGCACCCAAGGTAAAGTGAGTTTTAAAAAACCACCCGCCGCATTTACCACCAGTTCCCTTCAGCAGGCAGCAGGAGCGCGTTTAAAGCTGAATCCAGAGAAAACGATGCAAGTGGCGCAGAAGCTGTACGAGCAAGGATACATCACTTATATGCGTACAGATAGCCCAACTTTATCTGAGGAGTTTTGTGCTTCGGTGCGGAAGTATCTGGAGCAAAATGACCCAGAGAATGTCCCTGAAAAGGCGGCTGTTCGGAAAAGTGCAGCACTTTCCCAAGAAGCGCATGAGGCAATTCGACCAACAGAGATTACCCGGCTACCATCCGTCATTAAAGCAGAGTTAACACCCGAAGAAGCTGGATTGTATGACTTGATATGGCGACGCGCGATCGCTTCTCTCTGTCAATCAGCGCGACTCTTGAAGACGAGAATTATCACGAAATCTGGTAGCGTAACTTGGCAAGCTTTGGGTCAGGTGCTACAGTTTGAGGGCTATCTGCGCTACTGGCGAGATATTGGTTCAGACCAAGTGTTGCCGACGCTGAAAGAGGGGCAATCGCTTACCTGTACCCATGCGGGTGCCGATAAGAAGCAGACAATGCCACCTCCCCGTTATTCTGAGTCTAAGTTGATTCAGGTGATGGAGAAACAGGGGATTGGGCGTCCTAGCACCTATGCTCCGACTGTAAAGACTTTGAAAGAGCGGGAATATGTGGTTCTGAAGAAGGCGCTGCTTGTTCCGACCCAGCTGGGGATGGAAGTTGATGAGTTTTTGGGTCGAGTGTTACCTGAGCTAATTCGTGCAGATTTTACGGCAAAGATGGAGCGGGAATTGGATGCGATCGCTCACGGTAAGCTGGACTGGCAAAAGTATTTGACTAGCTGGAACCGCGATTATTTTGCCCCAGCGCTCAAGAAGGCCGGGGCAAGAATTCCCGCTTCTATGCCGACTGCAACGAACCCAAGCCGCGTTAAGGTCACTCAATCTGTTCATGAACCCCCGGATGCTCACACCGATACTCGCACTGAGAGTCGGTCTGAACTTACTAATATTCGGTGTCCGAAATGCAAACATCCGATGACGAGGGTTTACTCCAAGTCTAAAAAACTTCAAACAGACCATTTTTTGAGCTGTGATGAGCGCAATAATGGCTGCGGTGCTGTGATGTTTTTTAACGTGTCTACCCTAGAGTATGAATTGCCTGACGCTAAACGGAAAAATCCACCGCGTTCTGACACGCCTTCTCAGCATTCTTGTCCGATTTGTGGCTCGCCCTTAGAGCGTTACAAATACACCAAAAATGGTCAAAATAAGGTAATGTTGCGCTGCTCCAACTCTAAAACTAAACAAAATAAATGTAAAGAGGTCGCATTTTTTGAGAGTAAAAAAGGTAACTGGTGGTCGCCGAAATTTGGCGAGATTGGAGCCGGGTAATCCAGCCATGATTCTTCGGCATAACTGTGGTTTGATTGATTACTTTACAGACTGCATTGATTTAAAAAATTATCTGCTGATGGTTTAAGAGTCTGGATTGTAAGCAATCAGTAAACTCAAGCTTGCACTAGAAAAAACGCCAATTTAGTCCCTCAATTCCTTTAATTAAATCACATTTTTTGAAGAGATATTCTAAGCTAAAGCACAATTTTTTTATGGGGATGGGGGCATTTTAACACTTTTTAATTGCCCTTACACATAGCTGGAGATGAAATAGCAATGTGTAAGCACGCTTTATTTGGCGTAGCAGGTATGAAACTACAGGTTTCCCCAATTATTCCCTCTTGCATGGTCATCAATGCAGCTAAATCCAAAAGGATAACCAACCTTTTTTGCCGTAATGCTTACTCAATAAAAAAGGTAATTTTCTGTTTTTTACCGTTTATTTATAGAAAGGAAAATCCAAGCGAAATATTCCTGTTTTTTATAAATTTTACAATCAAAACCCATAAAAAATACATTTTTTTACGTTTTCAAATTTAAATTTTAAAAAAATGCAACCTATAGCTCTAGCCTACTTGCGATTCTAAATCAGCAACTTTAAATACTCTAACTTTTGCTGTGTCTGGGTTTTGACCCCTAAAAAATTTTTTAAACTCGATCCCGTGGCTTTACACCCTGTAAGCAAGACTTAGTAAAGAATTTTTAAAAAAGTGCCTATTGTACCATAAAAATGCAGTTATAACAGAATTTGTTAAAATAATTAACTTGCTTCAAGGGGCTGAAATTGCTATTATTTAAATTCCTGTTTTGCCTATCTCTGTGCAGGTTACAAAGCTTTCACCCATGCTGAGAATATTGAGCTGGGTGTACCCACCCGTGTGAAAATAAACAACAAACTTCCACCGGGTTAATTTGAGTGAATATACAACTACACTAAAGCGGAATAACTTGGTATCATAACCCTTTGAACCAGGAACGTCACTAGCGTCAGGTTGAGGAATGAAGTCTGATAAATCATTGATAAACAACAAAATTAAGCGGCAACTGCAACAAACACCTGTGGCGATTATCGGAATGGGTTGCATTTTTCCGCAAGCCAGGACTCTAGAAGAGTATTGGGAAAATATCGTTACAAAAACCGATTGTATCTCTGATGTTCCTCCCTCACGCTGGCGGATTGAGGACTACTACGATCCAGATCCCAAGGCACCAGATAAGACCTATTGCAAACGCGGTGGATTCATCCCGGATATTGATTTTGATCCGATGGAATTTGGGTTGCCTCCCAATATTCTAGAGGTGACAGATGTCGCCCAAATGCTCTCGTTGGTAGTTGCCAAACAGGCAATGGAAGACGCTGGTTACGGTGAATCCAGAGATTTTAATCGAAAAGGCACAGGCGTCATTCTGGGCGTCGGGGGCGGGCAGAAACTAATTACGCCGCTAACTACCCGTTTGCAATATCCCGTTTGGGAGAAGGTTCTCAAAAACAGTGGTGTATCTGACGAAGATACCCAAAAGATTATTGAGAAGATAAAACTTGCCTATATCGGCTGGGAAGAAAATTCTTTTCCGGGCATGCTGGGGAACGTGATTGCCGGACGAATTGCCAACCGCCTAGATTTAGGGGGAATTAACTGTGTTGTGGATGCAGCCTGTGCCGGGTCATTAAGCGCCCTGCGTATGGCTTTGAGTGAATTGACCGAGTATCGTAGCGACATGATGATCGCGGGCGGTGTGGATGCCGACAATTCGATCTTCATGTATATGTGCTTTAGTAAAACGCCTGCCTTTTCTAAAGAAGGGAATTCTCGTCCCTTCGATATAAATTCCGACGGGATGCTGTTGGGTGAAGGCATGGGGATGATGGTACTCAAGCGTCTTGAAGATGCCGAACGAGATGGCG from Coleofasciculus sp. FACHB-1120 includes these protein-coding regions:
- the bchH gene encoding magnesium chelatase subunit H, with product MKRIVLIAGFESFNADLYRKAAHLAQASCPELDIRVFSDRALTTEPDAVEAALQGADVFFGSLLFDYDQVMWLRQRVQNIPIRLVFESALELMSLTQIGAFKIGDKPKGMPKPVKFILDKFSNGREEDKLAGYISFLKVGPKLLKFVPVQKVQDLRNWLIIYGYWNAGGTENVASMFWTLAEKYLQLKAGEIPPPVETPNMGLLHPDYQGFFESPKAYLEWYQSRDTAVPCPHSTVGILLYRKHVITKQPYIPQLIRHFEKAGLIPLPIFINGVEGHVAVRDWMTTDYEMQQRQLGHLETPSLSEDAIPVDAIVSTIGFPLVGGPAGSMEAGRQVEVAKRILTAKNVPYIVAAPLLIQDIHSWTRQGVGGLQSVVLYALPELDGAIDPVPLGGLVGEDIYLIPERVQRLTGRLKKWISLRQKPTDERKIAVILYGFPPGYGATGTAALLNVPRSLIKFLQGLKDQGYNVGELPEDGEELIRIVKEADENPTPTLPVHGEGAREASHSQLAEGFGGVNTVNARTLEKWLGYLLTTRIEKQWKSLTGTGIKTYGDEFQIGGIQLGNIWIGVQPPLGISGDPMRLMFERDLTPHPQYAAFYKWLQNDFQSDAVVHFGMHGTVEWLPGSPLGNTGYSWSDILLGNIPNLYIYAANNPSESMLAKRRGYGVLISHNVPPYGRAGLYKELVSLRDLISEYREDPEKNYALKEAICKKIVDTGVDADCPFEDAKRLGIFFTPENARMFSADIFNSYLVKLYEYLQVLENRLFSSGLHTLGEPPTPEGLISYLDAYFELPKDIIEAVAKGGDKQAALSAHWDSLTKSDPNVKFRINSNLPELDEAIKIRDLLQQNSDELTNLLRGLNGEYILPAPGGDLLRDGAGVLPTGRNIHALDPYRMPSPAAYERGREVARKIIAQHLKEQGSYPETVAVMLWGLDAIKTKGESLGILLELVGAEPVKEGTGRIVRYELKPLAEVGHPRIDVLGNLSGIFRDTFINIIELLDDLFQRAANAEEPEDQNFIRKHTLALKSQGVDNASARLFSNPAGDFGSLVNDRVTDGNWESGDELGDTWRDRNVFSYGRQDKGQARPEVLTQLLQTSDRIVQEIDSVEYGLTDIQEYYANTGGLKKAAEKQRGKKVSASFVESFSKDTTPRNLDDLLRIEYRTKLLNPKWAEAMANQGSGGAYEISQRMTALIGWGGTVDFTDDWVYDQAADTYALDAEMAKKLREANPEAFRNIVARMIEANGRGFWQPDEEKLEKLRMLYEESDAKIEGVTVG
- a CDS encoding peptidoglycan-binding protein codes for the protein MAFNISALKLPTLKIGSDGAAVSAWQSFLKEAGYPIGTVDGDFGKISDTATRSYQQRNNLPVNGVVDNTTYTKALSDGFIYKVPNLTAAMLLAYLRFGEAEAKDLQKSLNTILVPDLVVDGDFGARSSQGLAQAYLQRDVRLRSELEDLLSATTKQKLGADFIPAMDILNAYAKRIRFRLSGPHWYDNFPTSRSISDLASPFREKVTAFQKALIDAGAQTIIAATYRPPQRAYMMHYSARISRGEIRAENVPRMAGVDIQWVHYTNAVSVQAAQRMVNEFGIGGNPVALKSRHTERLAIDWNITWAGVLKIKKRDGTLVNIGAPTNGANNTVLYSVGASYGVFKLANDPPHWSVDGR
- a CDS encoding S-layer homology domain-containing protein — translated: MTNSPPPDPRSSRLGFDELIGIVVAFSVIGTIFFWSIGRREPGVNLGGLPTPDATASPTPAAPLPAVIPGESRPQQTLPTPSASPNDPNRTLVIPNDPDTVSRSIPIIPVPVVPAPSPAPSAAPATVPAPAPSAPVAVVPVPAPTASAPAKPINFSDIPDNYWARPYIQALVERNILAGFTDGTFRPDQPITRAEFTAPLRKAFGQKPAQNAVNFQDVPAGYWAEAGIKQAVATGFLKGYPRNRFLPNQEIPRAQVLVALASGLGLKPPSNPAQALQTYQDASEIPKYAIQGVAASTAAGLVINYPYPNLLKPNQAATRAEVAAAIYQALVQAGQAEPIPSPTVVPQQ